The following are from one region of the Acidobacteriota bacterium genome:
- a CDS encoding DUF4870 domain-containing protein — MIENSESVVTQDERTMATLAHALQVVGWWIAPLIIFLIHRKSRFVSFHALQALLLQIVYMVLMGGCMVLWIVVIFSTVLHSSADKSAPPTAIFIMFPIIWLGFMSMWIFVVVLAVVYAIKAGRGEWANYPIIGKIALHLLKLDEPVNSVIDSTGIPRTSL; from the coding sequence ATGATTGAGAATTCAGAATCGGTCGTCACACAAGACGAACGCACGATGGCCACGCTTGCCCACGCGTTGCAGGTAGTGGGATGGTGGATAGCGCCGCTCATCATTTTCCTGATTCATCGAAAATCGCGTTTTGTATCTTTTCACGCCCTCCAGGCGTTACTTCTGCAGATCGTCTACATGGTCCTGATGGGCGGATGCATGGTGCTCTGGATCGTTGTAATCTTCTCAACGGTTTTACACTCCAGTGCAGACAAGTCTGCGCCCCCAACCGCAATCTTCATTATGTTTCCCATTATCTGGTTGGGGTTCATGAGCATGTGGATCTTCGTCGTGGTGCTCGCCGTTGTTTACGCCATCAAGGCTGGTCGCGGGGAATGGGCGAACTACCCGATCATCGGGAAGATTGCACTTCATCTACTCAAGCTGGACGAACCGGTGAACTCAGTCATCGATTCGACCGGAATCCCTCGAACTTCGCTTTGA
- the rimI gene encoding ribosomal protein S18-alanine N-acetyltransferase — MPVKIRSAVLADVPALLTIDRESVSAAHWTNEQYEQRVSEASVLVAEEEGEEENDVCGFVCTRVVADQWEIENIVVAETKRRRGVADALLQDVLSGARDHAATSVWLEVRESNDPARRLYEKYSFRESGRRRGYYQNPLEDAVLYELQLSRPQVTIKSSC, encoded by the coding sequence ATGCCTGTCAAGATTCGTTCCGCAGTGTTGGCCGACGTGCCCGCGCTACTCACGATCGATCGGGAGTCAGTGAGCGCCGCGCACTGGACAAATGAGCAGTACGAACAACGCGTGAGCGAGGCCTCCGTTCTCGTAGCTGAAGAAGAAGGTGAAGAAGAAAATGATGTTTGCGGATTCGTCTGCACACGCGTGGTAGCCGATCAGTGGGAAATAGAAAACATTGTCGTCGCGGAGACAAAGCGGCGACGCGGAGTCGCGGATGCATTACTGCAAGACGTTCTGAGCGGCGCGCGTGATCATGCTGCAACTTCGGTGTGGTTGGAAGTGCGAGAGTCGAATGATCCTGCTCGGCGACTGTACGAGAAGTACAGCTTCAGGGAATCGGGTAGGCGTCGCGGATACTACCAAAATCCATTAGAAGATGCCGTGTTGTACGAACTGCAACTCTCCAGACCGCAAGTCACGATCAAATCAAGCTGCTGA
- a CDS encoding segregation protein B: MTSVSKPGTSHSDLLGTNLYRAAIVGAATLRGKEVAEVLKDRNFPAVDVRLLDDEESLGRLEALGDEMSFIQSIRPEQFERVDFTFFAAEPASTRGNWKIARDLGNTIVDLSFALEGEAGASIRSPWIERVSGQPVLPELQPGPVVTAHPAATVLALLALRSANAGKVERFVATVFEPASERGQKGMDELHEQTVNLLSFQDLPKNVYDAQVAFSMLARYGPRSEPSLDAVSQRVLKHYKQIAPSAVPPSLLVVHAPIFHGHAFSIYLETEKPVSASEFAQKLSGDHVVATSGAEDVPNNVSAAGQGDILVSLTRDASRENGMWLWAASDNLRVAALTAVECAETMTASRPRGQIQ, translated from the coding sequence ATGACTTCCGTTTCCAAGCCAGGCACGTCCCACTCCGATCTGCTGGGTACCAACCTGTATCGCGCTGCCATCGTCGGTGCCGCCACTCTGCGGGGAAAAGAAGTTGCGGAGGTGTTGAAAGACCGCAACTTTCCAGCGGTCGACGTTCGTCTGCTGGATGACGAAGAATCTCTCGGACGACTCGAAGCACTCGGCGACGAGATGAGTTTTATCCAGAGCATTCGCCCGGAACAATTTGAGCGCGTCGACTTCACGTTCTTTGCGGCCGAGCCGGCGAGCACACGTGGCAACTGGAAGATCGCGCGAGACCTGGGTAACACGATCGTCGATCTCTCGTTTGCACTGGAGGGAGAGGCGGGAGCTTCGATACGGTCGCCGTGGATCGAACGGGTATCCGGCCAGCCGGTGCTTCCTGAGCTTCAGCCTGGCCCGGTTGTGACAGCACACCCGGCTGCCACCGTTCTCGCGCTGTTGGCGTTGCGCTCTGCGAATGCAGGCAAGGTGGAACGTTTTGTGGCGACGGTGTTTGAGCCGGCCTCGGAACGCGGGCAGAAGGGCATGGACGAATTACATGAGCAAACGGTGAACCTGCTGTCGTTCCAGGACCTGCCCAAAAATGTTTATGACGCGCAGGTCGCATTCAGCATGCTGGCTCGCTACGGACCGCGGTCCGAGCCTTCGCTGGATGCGGTGTCGCAAAGAGTTTTGAAGCATTACAAACAGATTGCTCCCAGTGCCGTGCCTCCTTCTCTGCTGGTTGTACATGCGCCAATTTTTCACGGGCATGCATTCTCCATCTATCTGGAAACGGAGAAACCTGTGTCGGCCAGCGAATTCGCCCAGAAACTTTCGGGCGATCACGTGGTGGCGACAAGCGGTGCTGAAGATGTTCCGAACAATGTGAGTGCCGCTGGGCAGGGAGACATCCTGGTGTCGTTGACGCGCGATGCCAGTCGCGAGAATGGAATGTGGCTGTGGGCCGCTTCTGACAACCTTCGTGTTGCAGCTCTAACGGCCGTCGAGTGCGCGGAAACCATGACCGCATCGCGTCCGCGAGGTCAGATTCAATGA
- a CDS encoding phosphatidylserine decarboxylase family protein, translating into MVRDGYFYGVGSVLAAAVLFWLTAWPYAIPVLLLGAFCLWFFRDPERQIPQTPGAVVSPGDGKVTDVSVVNSNGVSQSRISIFLSVFNVHVNRSPIAGVIREVRYQRGKFLNAMAANSAEENEQNIVTVEGEGQKVIFKQIAGLIARRIVFTGKVGDQVERGQRIGLIKFGSRVDVLMDRSANIQVKVGDRVRGGASVLAVLKVATESQPVLTGSREAH; encoded by the coding sequence ATGGTTCGTGACGGCTACTTCTACGGTGTAGGCAGTGTGTTGGCTGCGGCGGTCCTTTTCTGGCTAACGGCTTGGCCCTACGCGATCCCCGTACTGCTGCTGGGAGCGTTCTGTCTGTGGTTCTTTCGCGATCCCGAACGGCAGATTCCTCAAACACCGGGCGCGGTCGTATCGCCCGGCGACGGCAAGGTCACGGATGTCTCGGTCGTAAATTCAAACGGCGTTTCGCAAAGCCGGATCAGCATTTTTCTCAGCGTGTTCAACGTGCACGTGAATCGGTCGCCGATCGCAGGTGTCATCCGCGAAGTTCGTTACCAGCGCGGCAAGTTCCTGAACGCGATGGCTGCGAACTCCGCGGAAGAGAACGAACAGAACATCGTCACGGTCGAAGGTGAGGGACAGAAGGTCATCTTCAAACAGATTGCGGGACTGATCGCGCGCCGCATCGTTTTCACCGGCAAAGTCGGCGATCAGGTGGAACGTGGCCAGCGAATCGGCTTGATCAAGTTCGGCTCGCGTGTGGATGTGCTCATGGATCGCAGCGCCAACATTCAAGTGAAGGTTGGTGACCGCGTCCGGGGCGGGGCATCCGTGCTTGCCGTGCTGAAAGTCGCGACTGAATCACAACCAGTTTTGACCGGAAGTCGGGAGGCGCACTAG
- the mce gene encoding methylmalonyl-CoA epimerase, translated as MDFSIDHLGIAVKSLTAAKSIYEKLGMKVSPEETVEQEKVRLVMVSAGESRLELLEATSDDSTIAKFIGKRGEGLHHVCMRVPDLEASVAKLKGDGVRLVSNEIKIGAGGHRYVFVHPQSTGGVLLELVDGGSHA; from the coding sequence ATGGATTTCAGCATCGATCATTTAGGTATTGCGGTAAAGTCACTGACGGCCGCGAAGTCGATTTACGAAAAGCTGGGGATGAAGGTGTCGCCGGAAGAAACCGTCGAGCAGGAAAAGGTCCGGTTGGTGATGGTGTCAGCAGGCGAAAGCCGGCTGGAGTTGCTGGAAGCAACGTCCGACGACTCGACGATTGCGAAGTTCATCGGCAAACGCGGCGAGGGATTGCATCATGTCTGCATGCGTGTCCCTGACCTCGAAGCGTCCGTGGCGAAACTGAAAGGCGACGGCGTGCGGCTGGTATCGAACGAGATCAAAATCGGCGCCGGCGGGCACCGCTACGTGTTCGTGCATCCGCAGAGCACGGGAGGCGTATTGCTGGAGCTAGTCGACGGTGGTTCTCATGCCTAG
- a CDS encoding FAD-containing oxidoreductase, whose amino-acid sequence MPSSYDAIVIGAGQAGPALANRLAASGMEVAFVERYKFGGTCVNSGCTPTKTMVASAYAAHLARRGSDYGVNIAGDIRVDMKKVKARKDAIVANSSNSLEKWLRGDPNITVYAGHAHFESASEISVGNDRLAAPKIFINVGGRASVPDMPGIDQISFLNNSSMMDVDFLPRHLVVIGGSYIGLEFGQMFRRFGSEVTIVEMNSRLIKREDEDVSDAVRSIVENEGVQVRLNSKCIAFRKSGDDIAVRVDCEDGAKEVFGSHVLLAVGRRPNTDDLGLEKAGIAADKFGYIVVDDQLRTNVPGIWALGDCNGQGAFTHTSYNDYEIVVANLLDNDTRRVSDRIVTYGLFIDPPLGRAGMTEAEARASGRKILVGKRPMTRVSRALEKGETQGFMKIMVDAQTKEILGAAVLGPGGDEAVHCVLDVMYAKKPYTVIQRAVHIHPTVAELIPTILGELKPLEPVVAGAA is encoded by the coding sequence ATGCCTAGCAGCTATGACGCAATCGTGATCGGCGCCGGGCAAGCGGGGCCGGCGCTCGCGAATCGTCTGGCGGCCTCCGGCATGGAGGTGGCGTTTGTCGAGCGCTACAAGTTTGGCGGAACCTGCGTCAACTCGGGATGCACTCCAACCAAGACCATGGTGGCGAGCGCGTATGCCGCTCATCTAGCGCGGCGAGGGAGCGACTACGGAGTCAACATCGCGGGCGACATCCGCGTGGACATGAAGAAGGTAAAGGCGCGCAAAGACGCCATCGTTGCTAATTCCTCGAACAGTTTGGAAAAATGGCTGCGCGGCGATCCCAATATCACCGTCTATGCGGGCCACGCGCACTTCGAATCGGCATCCGAAATCAGCGTAGGGAATGATCGCCTTGCTGCTCCGAAGATCTTTATCAATGTGGGCGGGCGCGCATCCGTTCCCGACATGCCCGGGATCGACCAGATATCTTTTCTCAACAATTCGTCAATGATGGACGTGGATTTCCTCCCGCGGCATCTGGTAGTCATCGGCGGCAGCTACATCGGGCTCGAGTTTGGACAGATGTTCCGTCGCTTTGGAAGTGAAGTGACGATCGTCGAGATGAATTCTCGTTTGATTAAGCGGGAAGATGAGGATGTGTCGGACGCCGTGCGGAGCATTGTCGAAAATGAGGGCGTGCAGGTCCGGCTGAATTCGAAGTGCATTGCCTTTCGGAAGAGTGGAGACGACATCGCGGTCCGAGTAGATTGCGAAGACGGCGCCAAAGAAGTATTTGGATCGCATGTATTGCTGGCAGTTGGCCGGCGTCCGAACACCGACGATCTAGGACTGGAAAAGGCCGGCATCGCAGCCGATAAGTTCGGATACATTGTGGTTGACGATCAGTTGCGCACTAATGTGCCTGGCATATGGGCTCTCGGCGATTGCAACGGCCAAGGCGCTTTCACCCACACTTCTTACAACGACTATGAAATTGTTGTGGCGAATTTGCTGGACAACGATACGCGGCGCGTCAGCGACCGCATTGTCACCTACGGATTGTTTATCGATCCACCACTGGGTCGCGCCGGCATGACGGAAGCGGAAGCGCGCGCGTCCGGACGAAAAATTCTCGTCGGCAAACGGCCGATGACGCGGGTTTCGCGGGCACTCGAAAAAGGTGAAACGCAAGGCTTTATGAAAATCATGGTCGACGCGCAGACGAAAGAGATTCTCGGCGCGGCCGTGCTTGGGCCGGGCGGAGATGAAGCGGTTCACTGCGTCCTCGACGTGATGTATGCGAAGAAGCCCTATACCGTGATTCAACGCGCCGTCCACATTCATCCCACGGTCGCAGAGTTGATCCCGACCATCCTCGGCGAGTTGAAGCCGCTTGAGCCTGTCGTTGCCGGAGCGGCCTGA
- the tsaB gene encoding tRNA (adenosine(37)-N6)-threonylcarbamoyltransferase complex dimerization subunit type 1 TsaB, which produces MLLLAVDTSGKNGSLALARVVAGKPAVEVVEEVALTGGNLSAQLVPQTISLLDKYGYSKSDLSGFAVASGPGSFTGLRVGLAAIKAMAEILRQPIAAISLLEAVARSGASEGRVLSLLEAGRSELYVGDYELGPPVRMLRERLLGREELVAEHEGQLVVAVDANIADAMRAAGLPVKQVGYPTSGEIARLGWERIQRGETVLPENLEANYIRRSDAEIFFKPKA; this is translated from the coding sequence ATGTTGCTCCTGGCGGTCGACACATCCGGGAAAAATGGAAGCCTGGCGCTGGCGCGGGTAGTTGCCGGCAAGCCCGCGGTCGAGGTTGTCGAAGAAGTTGCTCTGACGGGCGGAAACTTGTCGGCGCAACTCGTGCCGCAGACGATCTCGCTGCTCGATAAATACGGATACAGCAAGAGCGATCTATCCGGCTTTGCGGTCGCATCGGGACCGGGCTCGTTTACAGGACTGCGGGTTGGACTGGCGGCCATCAAGGCGATGGCGGAAATTCTGCGCCAGCCGATCGCTGCCATCTCGCTGCTGGAGGCAGTCGCGCGGAGCGGAGCGTCTGAGGGACGCGTGCTCTCGCTGCTCGAAGCAGGACGGAGCGAACTCTATGTGGGCGACTACGAACTCGGTCCGCCGGTTCGGATGCTTCGTGAGCGGCTGCTCGGCAGGGAAGAGTTGGTTGCCGAGCACGAAGGGCAACTCGTCGTCGCCGTCGACGCGAACATTGCTGACGCGATGCGCGCGGCCGGGCTGCCTGTGAAGCAAGTTGGTTATCCCACCAGCGGCGAGATTGCGCGTCTCGGTTGGGAGCGCATCCAGAGGGGAGAGACGGTCCTGCCGGAGAATCTGGAAGCCAACTACATTCGGCGGTCCGATGCCGAAATTTTCTTCAAGCCGAAAGCCTAA
- a CDS encoding LptE family protein, whose translation MRRLAVSLAMAAVTVAASSCGYHTVGHNVALPQNVRTIAVPGFVSHSPTFRVEQVMTDAVVREFNTRTQFHVIHEAKPDADAVLKGTVLSATASPLAYDSKTGRAASVLVTVSMQVTLTDREGKVLFQNPSYLFHEQYELSRELSSFFEEDSSAMDRLSRDFARTLVANILEGY comes from the coding sequence ATGAGACGGCTAGCCGTGTCACTCGCCATGGCAGCGGTGACGGTAGCTGCGTCCAGTTGTGGTTATCACACGGTGGGGCACAACGTCGCGTTGCCGCAAAATGTCCGGACGATCGCCGTACCGGGCTTCGTGAGCCATAGCCCAACGTTTCGCGTCGAACAGGTGATGACGGACGCGGTGGTGCGCGAATTCAATACGCGCACGCAATTCCACGTGATCCATGAAGCGAAGCCCGACGCCGATGCCGTACTCAAAGGCACAGTGCTGTCGGCGACCGCTTCTCCGCTGGCATACGACTCGAAAACCGGGCGCGCTGCGAGCGTGCTTGTCACCGTCAGCATGCAAGTCACGTTGACCGATCGCGAAGGCAAAGTTCTCTTTCAGAATCCTTCCTACTTGTTCCATGAGCAGTATGAGTTGTCGCGCGAGCTTTCCAGTTTCTTCGAGGAAGACTCCTCCGCGATGGATCGTCTCTCGCGGGATTTCGCGCGTACACTGGTGGCCAATATTCTGGAGGGTTACTGA
- a CDS encoding phosphatidylcholine/phosphatidylserine synthase codes for MYILPSLFTTANIAAGFYAILETVHGISGEARHLDYAAMAIGFAVLFDGLDGRIARMTRTDSDFGRELDSLADVITFGVAPALLAWMWGFHLLPPAGIAPDLYLKITQLGTIGCFAFLMAGASRLARFNIAKNPQPSNPGRPGKKYFVGMPIPAGAGVIAAMIHYSGGAPIISWVTAMSWLMMVVVVGYLMVSTWRFYSFKDIDFRSRRPFRLIVLIAILIASIRYFSGPVLFAIAILYMASGVLWRLQWIFRRKNPPAPPAYREASQTS; via the coding sequence ATGTACATCCTGCCGTCGCTGTTCACGACTGCAAATATCGCGGCGGGGTTTTACGCGATCCTGGAAACAGTGCACGGCATTTCAGGTGAGGCTCGGCATCTCGACTACGCGGCGATGGCCATTGGTTTCGCCGTTTTGTTCGATGGCTTGGACGGTCGCATTGCGCGCATGACCCGCACCGACAGCGATTTTGGCAGGGAACTGGATTCCCTCGCTGACGTGATCACCTTCGGTGTTGCGCCTGCGTTGCTGGCGTGGATGTGGGGATTTCATCTACTGCCACCGGCGGGAATTGCTCCCGATCTGTATCTGAAGATCACGCAGTTGGGAACGATTGGTTGTTTTGCTTTCCTGATGGCAGGTGCGAGCCGCTTGGCAAGATTCAATATCGCAAAGAATCCGCAGCCTTCGAATCCAGGACGTCCCGGCAAAAAGTATTTTGTAGGCATGCCGATTCCCGCGGGCGCCGGTGTGATCGCGGCCATGATTCACTACTCGGGAGGAGCGCCAATCATTTCCTGGGTGACGGCGATGAGTTGGCTCATGATGGTGGTGGTCGTCGGCTATCTGATGGTCAGCACGTGGCGCTTCTATAGTTTCAAGGACATTGATTTTCGATCTCGCCGTCCTTTCCGCCTGATTGTTCTGATTGCCATTTTGATCGCGTCGATCCGCTATTTTTCGGGCCCGGTACTGTTCGCGATCGCAATTCTCTACATGGCTTCGGGTGTCCTGTGGCGTCTGCAGTGGATTTTTCGGCGCAAGAATCCTCCTGCACCTCCGGCGTATCGGGAGGCATCTCAGACTTCATGA
- a CDS encoding extradiol dioxygenase: protein MITGAHVIVYSKDPEADRAFFRDTLNFSSVDAGHGWLIFALPPAEAAFHPGANNQHEMYFMCDDLKATMASLKQKEVACGPVKEERWGSLTTIALPGGGKIGLYQPKHPTAIGR, encoded by the coding sequence ATGATTACCGGTGCTCACGTCATCGTCTACAGCAAAGATCCGGAAGCGGACCGTGCATTCTTCCGCGACACTCTTAACTTTTCTTCGGTGGATGCCGGACATGGCTGGCTGATATTCGCCCTTCCGCCCGCGGAAGCGGCGTTCCATCCCGGTGCGAACAATCAGCATGAGATGTACTTCATGTGCGACGACCTGAAGGCGACGATGGCATCGCTGAAGCAGAAGGAAGTGGCGTGCGGTCCGGTGAAGGAAGAACGCTGGGGAAGCCTGACGACGATCGCCCTTCCCGGCGGCGGGAAGATTGGGTTGTATCAGCCCAAGCACCCGACAGCGATTGGTCGGTAA
- a CDS encoding PadR family transcriptional regulator, producing MSQGTDNSERFENLRLELRRGCLSLAVLSQLKTERYGYTLRKALNDQGMEIDEGTLYPLLRRLESHGLLTSEWREEEKRNKRFYRLSADGKSVLKQLAAEWQSINKSLNGIL from the coding sequence ATGTCGCAAGGTACAGACAACTCGGAACGCTTCGAAAATCTCAGACTGGAATTGCGGCGCGGCTGCTTGAGCCTGGCGGTTTTGTCGCAACTCAAGACGGAACGCTACGGTTACACGTTGCGCAAGGCCTTGAACGATCAGGGCATGGAGATCGACGAAGGGACGCTTTATCCGCTGCTGCGCCGGCTGGAAAGCCACGGGCTGCTGACCAGCGAATGGCGCGAGGAAGAGAAGCGCAATAAGCGTTTTTACCGGCTGTCGGCGGACGGTAAATCGGTTCTCAAGCAGTTGGCGGCCGAGTGGCAAAGCATTAACAAATCGCTGAACGGAATCCTCTAA
- a CDS encoding DUF465 domain-containing protein, with product MLTSRDQLLSGHDEFRRLVQEHSQFSQRLESLTQKRYLTEDEKLEEVRLKKLKLRLKDQMLTIEQTFQRQSA from the coding sequence ATGCTGACTTCGAGAGACCAACTCCTTTCTGGCCACGATGAATTCCGCAGGCTGGTTCAGGAGCACTCGCAGTTTTCCCAAAGACTCGAATCCCTTACGCAAAAGCGTTATCTCACCGAAGACGAAAAATTAGAAGAAGTGCGATTGAAGAAACTGAAGCTGCGTCTGAAAGACCAGATGCTCACGATCGAGCAGACATTTCAGCGGCAGTCAGCGTAG
- the meaB gene encoding methylmalonyl Co-A mutase-associated GTPase MeaB — protein sequence MTQDIPSLITRIRSGDALPLARVISAVENRVPGWSELLKALFPHTGKASIIGLTGSPGSGKSTLVDQLAKHYRKENHTVGIIAVDPTSPYTGGAILGDRIRMQDHHADPGIFIRSMATRGSLGGLARTTADVATVFDASGRDRILIETVGVGQDEVDIVRLADVTVVILVPGMGDDVQSIKAGIMEIADIFVINKSDRDGAERVEREIKAMQSLATRTDGWTPPVIKTVASRGEGTKELAEAITSYEEYLKQENLAFKKNVENWQERLVEMLRDAMLDKVRAQMDGGSLERYAKEIADHKRDPYTLVEEIVRGAAK from the coding sequence TTGACTCAGGACATCCCATCTCTGATTACGCGCATTCGTTCCGGCGACGCTCTGCCGTTGGCGCGAGTGATCTCGGCGGTCGAGAACCGCGTTCCGGGATGGTCGGAACTTCTGAAGGCCCTTTTCCCGCATACCGGGAAAGCCTCCATCATCGGATTGACCGGCTCACCGGGGTCAGGCAAGAGCACGCTGGTCGATCAACTCGCCAAGCACTATCGCAAAGAAAATCATACGGTGGGAATTATTGCGGTGGATCCGACCAGCCCCTATACAGGTGGAGCGATCCTTGGCGACCGCATTCGTATGCAGGACCACCACGCTGATCCGGGAATTTTTATTCGCAGCATGGCGACGCGCGGATCGTTGGGTGGGCTGGCGCGCACGACGGCGGATGTGGCGACTGTCTTCGACGCGTCGGGACGCGATCGCATCCTGATCGAGACGGTCGGCGTGGGACAGGATGAAGTCGATATCGTGCGCCTGGCCGACGTGACGGTTGTCATTCTTGTGCCGGGGATGGGCGACGATGTGCAATCCATCAAAGCGGGCATCATGGAGATCGCCGACATTTTCGTCATCAACAAGAGCGACCGCGATGGAGCAGAGCGGGTGGAGCGCGAGATCAAGGCCATGCAATCTCTGGCAACCCGCACCGATGGCTGGACTCCGCCGGTCATCAAGACCGTGGCCAGCCGTGGTGAAGGAACGAAAGAACTCGCGGAGGCTATTACCAGCTACGAAGAGTACTTGAAGCAAGAAAACCTGGCATTCAAGAAGAACGTGGAAAACTGGCAGGAACGGCTGGTCGAAATGCTGAGAGACGCGATGCTGGATAAAGTTCGCGCGCAGATGGACGGTGGCAGCCTGGAACGGTACGCGAAGGAGATCGCGGATCACAAGCGCGATCCGTACACGCTGGTGGAGGAGATAGTGCGAGGCGCAGCGAAGTAA
- a CDS encoding acyl-CoA dehydrogenase family protein: protein MNFQLNDEQLHLKKSVREFAEREIAPNVMTWDEASEFPLAIVKELGKLGLLGIIFPPEYGGAGMGYVEYVTAIEELSRVDGSVGIIVAAHTSLCSNHIFLAGNEAQKKKYVSKLATGEFIGAWGLTEPSSGSDAGSARLSAAKAKGGWVLNGTKTFITNGSYADVLVVLAVTDRAAHTHGLSAFLVDKGSKGFRPGKKENKLGLRASDTSELIFEDCFVPTESLLGGEGNGFIDAMRILDGGRISIAALSLGMAEGAYEAALKYSKQRKQFGKAISEFQAIQWKLADMATEIEAAKLLTLRAGAMKDAGMKTTLESSMAKLYASEVAVKCANEGVQIHGGYGFIKDYPAEKFYRDVKLCTIGEGTSEIQRMVIARQLLKD, encoded by the coding sequence GTGAATTTCCAGCTGAATGACGAACAGTTACATCTGAAGAAAAGCGTGCGCGAGTTTGCCGAGCGCGAGATTGCTCCGAACGTGATGACCTGGGACGAAGCCAGCGAGTTTCCGCTAGCGATCGTGAAAGAACTGGGCAAACTCGGATTGCTCGGGATTATTTTCCCGCCCGAATACGGCGGCGCGGGCATGGGTTACGTCGAGTACGTCACGGCAATTGAAGAGCTGTCGCGCGTGGACGGTTCGGTTGGCATCATCGTGGCGGCGCATACGTCGCTGTGCTCGAATCATATTTTTCTGGCGGGGAATGAAGCCCAGAAGAAGAAATATGTTTCGAAGCTGGCCACCGGTGAATTCATCGGCGCTTGGGGATTGACGGAACCGTCGTCCGGATCGGACGCAGGCAGCGCGCGTTTGTCGGCCGCCAAAGCTAAAGGTGGATGGGTGCTCAACGGCACCAAAACTTTCATTACCAATGGCAGCTACGCAGACGTGCTGGTCGTGCTGGCAGTCACAGATCGCGCGGCGCATACGCACGGGTTGTCGGCGTTCCTGGTGGATAAGGGGAGTAAGGGATTTCGCCCGGGGAAGAAAGAAAACAAGCTCGGCCTGCGCGCCAGCGATACTTCAGAGTTGATTTTTGAAGACTGCTTTGTGCCGACGGAGAGCTTGCTGGGCGGAGAAGGGAACGGGTTCATCGACGCGATGCGCATCCTCGACGGCGGCCGCATCTCGATTGCCGCGCTCTCGCTCGGCATGGCCGAGGGCGCCTATGAGGCGGCTCTGAAATATTCCAAGCAGCGCAAACAATTTGGCAAGGCGATCAGCGAATTCCAGGCGATCCAATGGAAGCTAGCCGATATGGCGACGGAAATCGAGGCCGCGAAGTTGCTCACGCTGCGCGCCGGCGCGATGAAAGATGCCGGGATGAAGACCACGCTCGAATCTTCGATGGCCAAGCTCTACGCCAGCGAAGTGGCCGTGAAGTGCGCCAATGAAGGAGTGCAGATCCATGGCGGCTACGGTTTTATCAAGGACTACCCCGCCGAGAAGTTCTATCGCGACGTGAAGCTGTGCACCATCGGCGAAGGGACCAGCGAGATTCAGCGGATGGTGATTGCGCGACAGTTGCTGAAGGACTGA